A genomic window from Salvelinus namaycush isolate Seneca chromosome 5, SaNama_1.0, whole genome shotgun sequence includes:
- the LOC120048237 gene encoding CRACD-like protein isoform X4: MASGPSDVMTNQDPADPTEECTGKKKSKFQTFKKFFAKKKRKEAATPAGDNGLKSSQSSDNVNAPEPAFLIRSEKDEGSGSKIYMGNKALSHDSVFVSDLPLSEVNEDMGAFQDSIHGNVKSLQLQLKQAIRLGSPPSPCVKGDDAGTLSEDDGLPCSPPEYSTLHAVLAGVSHRRNSSLSLEGTDSDEDQMSCEVGSRSVSPLVPLPVDFSQPASPMGCLDNTAARHRLAVRHKACSKMRKPTTRVDGRAEGESFQEERLSVGIPESVEEDKEEDVKCEQMGAAEKEQTDGAVVSQQAERSAPDKEEDEQGDQPEVSQDVSSSSPSIQNESDSEECLSGQAKALTQTAPLPGSLDSLEPTTRDYDDFLLAPTGCEAAEGGSLLQEVLSSLKCPLTSVLGLEAVPLEEVNVKGLDPESWMDELADEPEPLSLPSDPTQQEEASLPSDGPDCPAESQKEEKGEPYESEEEYVVEHFKPKEEEDQEEIKPEYLTKEDQDIPSVYMKKEEKVDSEEEEEREEEAAVEKKEEAEEVVQNEAEEKKKDVWREEEKTEPISEVPVQTALLEPEEEEDVTPTSEEDDAQQVPDNDTDTERACESPECPTELPDQTVREQACVSQLPNSSTPPPDSSDQPESPTHTTQDQEEPSVMTEQYSITSPSAASGPEQSPQEPCSGPTATEDHGKPSCGSEQSRPRFTFSPTWQRLATKEPTSPSTSPSPATSPSVTVPGAVEAGVTRKTDPPSRVEPLSPVVAEVPACPSRTQSTTAPTNSSKDTPPAVPAAQEEGTPENLFGVRLRKTSVGMLRLGSESETPPSSPAHSLPVEPQRASFTEPQPQSKSALLRKPSELDGIVKPKRTPDLSVGRVPSGGSSGGSESPSWISVARQKQRIFKENSLEETTEKKVPAEKGEPNRKGSIPTLTSPVNKDQAKPPGPPVKVLCSLEISKPAVVEKEGKKAPAHPAPTALAQDEPPWMALAKKKAKAWSEMPQIVQ, translated from the exons GTCAAAAATCTACATGGGAAATAAGGCTCTGTCACATGACAGTGTCTTTGTCTCCGATTTGCCCCTGTCAGAGGTAAACGAGGATATGGGAGCCTTTCAGGACAGCATCCATGGAAATGTCAAGTCTCTACAG CTCCAGCTGAAACAGGCCATCAGGCTAGGCTCTCCTCCGTCTCCGTGTGTGAAGGGGGATGACGCAGGGACTCTGTCTGAGGATGATGGCCTTCCCTGCAGCCCACCAGAGTACTCCACCCTGCACGCCGTCCTGGCTGGGGTGTCCCACAGG AGGAACAGCTCCCTGAGTCTGGAGGGAACAGACAGCGATGAAGACCAG ATGTCCTGTGAGGTGGGCTCAAGATCGGTCAGTCCCCTGGTCCCCCTGCCTGTAGACTTCAGCCAGCCTGCCAGTCCCATGGGCTGCCTGGACAACACCGCCGCTCGCCACCGCCTGGCCGTCCGACACAAGGCCTGCTCCAAGATGAGGAAACCCACCACT AGGGTTGATGGCAGGGCTGAGGGAGAATCATTCCAAGAGGAAAGACTGAGTGTTGGAATTCCAGAATCTGTGGAGGAGGACAAGGAGgaag ATGTGAAATGTGAGCAGATGGGTGCTGCCGAGAAGGAGCAGACCGATGGGGCCGTGGTATCCCAGCAGGCCGAGCGATCAGCCCCAGATAAGGAGGAGGATGAGCAGGGGGACCAACCGGAAGTGTCTCAGGATGTCTCTTCCTCATCCCCTTCCATACAGAATGAGTCTGACTCTGAGGAATGTCTCTCAGGCCAGGCTAAGGCTCTAACCCAGACTGCACCCCTGCCTGGCTCCCTGGACTCTCTGGAGCCCACTACTAGAGACTACGATGACTTCCTCCTGGCCCCTACTGGGTGTGAGGCGGCTGAGGGTGGCTCTCTACTCCAGGAGGTGCTGAGCTCCCTCAAGTGTCCCCTAACGTCTGTCCTGGGGCTGGAGGCTGTGCCCCTGGAGGAGGTGAATGTGAAGGGTTTAGACCCTGAGAGCTGGATGGATGAGCTGGCTGATGAGCCTGAGCCTCTGTCCCTTCCTTCAGATCCAACCCAACAGGAAGAAGCCTCTCTCCCCAGTGATGGACCTGACTGCCCAGCAGAGTCCCAAAAGGAGGAGAAGGGTGAGCCTTATGAGTCTGAGGAGGAGTATGTGGTAGAACATTTCAAGCCAAAGGAGGAAGAGGATCAAGAGGAAATCAAGCCTGAATACTTAACAAAAGAAGATCAGGACATTCCTTCAGTTTATATGAAAAAGGAGGAAAAAGTAGATagtgaggaagaagaggagagggaggaggaagcaGCGGTAGAGAAAaaggaggaagcagaggaggtTGTCCAAAACGAGGCAGAGGAAAAAAAGAAAGATGTGTGGAGGGAGGAGGAAAAAACAGAGCCAATCTCAGAGGTGCCAGTGCAAACAGCCTTATTGGAgccagaggaagaagaggatgtaaCGCCAACCTCTGAGGAGGATGATGCACAGCAGGTTCCAGACAATGACACAGACACTGAGAGAGCTTGTGAGAGCCCCGAGTGCCCCACTGAGCTGCCTGACCAAACAGTTAGGGAACAAGCCTGTGTCTCCCAGCTGCCAAATAGCAGTACACCTCCTCCAGATTCCTCAGACCAGCCTGAGTCTCCTACACATACCACACAGGACCAGGAAGAGCCCAGTGTAATGACTGAGCAGTACAGTATAACCAGTCCCAGTGCAGCTTCTGGCCCAGAGCAGAGCCCCCAGGAGCCCTGTAGTGGACCAACTGCCACAGAGGATCATGGGAAGCCATCTTGTGGCTCTGAGCAGAGTAGACCCAGGTTCACATTTTCCCCCACCTGGCAAAGGTTGGCCACCAAAGAGCCAACCTCCCCTTCTACATCTCCCTCCCCTGCTACCTCCCCCTCTGTCACTGTGCCTGGGGCTGTGGAAGCGGGGGTTACAAGAAAAACAGATCCCCCAAGTAGAGTGGAGCCACTTAGCCCTGTGGTGGCTGAAGTCCCTGCTTGTCCCAGCAGAACACAGAGCACCACAGCACCCACAAATTCCTCAAAAGACACTCCACCTGCCGTTCCTGCAGCCCAGGAGGAAGGGACCCCTGAGAATCTGTTTGGTGTTAGGCTGAGGAAGACCTCTGTGGGTATGTTGCGCTTAGGATCAGAGAGTGAAACTCCCCCCTCATCCCCAGCACACTCCCTTCCCGTAGAACCACAGAGGGCCTCGTTCACTGAACCACAGCCACAAAGCAAATCTGCCCTGCTCAGAAAGCCCTCAGAGCTGGACGGTATCGTCAAGCCCAAGAGAACACCAG ATCTGTCTGTGGGTCGAGTGCCTAGTGGTGGATCTAGTGGGGGATCTGAATCACCAAGCTGGATCTCAGTGGCCAGACAAAAGCAAAGAATCTTCAAAGAGAATTCATTGGAGGAAACCACCGAGAAGAAGGTCCCTGCAGAGAAG GGGGAGCCTAACAGAAAAGGTTCCATTCCTACATTGACGAGTCCTGTCAACAAAGACCAAGCCAAGCCTCCTGGACCTCCTGTAAAAG TGTTGTGTTCTCTTGAGATCTCTAAGCCTGCCGTGGTTGAGAAGGAGGGGAAGAAAGCCCCGGCTCACCCTGCACCTACAGCCCTAGCCCAGGATGAGCCCCCATGGATGGCCCTGGCCAAAAAGAAGGCCAAAGCCTGGAGCGAAATGCCCCAGATAGTTCAGTAA
- the LOC120048237 gene encoding CRACD-like protein isoform X3, translating to MVDTTECSDCSIMASGPSDVMTNQDPADPTEECTGKKKSKFQTFKKFFAKKKRKEAATPAGDNGLKSSQSSDNVNAPEPAFLIRSEKDEGSGSKIYMGNKALSHDSVFVSDLPLSEVNEDMGAFQDSIHGNVKSLQLQLKQAIRLGSPPSPCVKGDDAGTLSEDDGLPCSPPEYSTLHAVLAGVSHRRNSSLSLEGTDSDEDQMSCEVGSRSVSPLVPLPVDFSQPASPMGCLDNTAARHRLAVRHKACSKMRKPTTRVDGRAEGESFQEERLSVGIPESVEEDKEEDVKCEQMGAAEKEQTDGAVVSQQAERSAPDKEEDEQGDQPEVSQDVSSSSPSIQNESDSEECLSGQAKALTQTAPLPGSLDSLEPTTRDYDDFLLAPTGCEAAEGGSLLQEVLSSLKCPLTSVLGLEAVPLEEVNVKGLDPESWMDELADEPEPLSLPSDPTQQEEASLPSDGPDCPAESQKEEKGEPYESEEEYVVEHFKPKEEEDQEEIKPEYLTKEDQDIPSVYMKKEEKVDSEEEEEREEEAAVEKKEEAEEVVQNEAEEKKKDVWREEEKTEPISEVPVQTALLEPEEEEDVTPTSEEDDAQQVPDNDTDTERACESPECPTELPDQTVREQACVSQLPNSSTPPPDSSDQPESPTHTTQDQEEPSVMTEQYSITSPSAASGPEQSPQEPCSGPTATEDHGKPSCGSEQSRPRFTFSPTWQRLATKEPTSPSTSPSPATSPSVTVPGAVEAGVTRKTDPPSRVEPLSPVVAEVPACPSRTQSTTAPTNSSKDTPPAVPAAQEEGTPENLFGVRLRKTSVGMLRLGSESETPPSSPAHSLPVEPQRASFTEPQPQSKSALLRKPSELDGIVKPKRTPDLSVGRVPSGGSSGGSESPSWISVARQKQRIFKENSLEETTEKKVPAEKGEPNRKGSIPTLTSPVNKDQAKPPGPPVKVLCSLEISKPAVVEKEGKKAPAHPAPTALAQDEPPWMALAKKKAKAWSEMPQIVQ from the exons GTCAAAAATCTACATGGGAAATAAGGCTCTGTCACATGACAGTGTCTTTGTCTCCGATTTGCCCCTGTCAGAGGTAAACGAGGATATGGGAGCCTTTCAGGACAGCATCCATGGAAATGTCAAGTCTCTACAG CTCCAGCTGAAACAGGCCATCAGGCTAGGCTCTCCTCCGTCTCCGTGTGTGAAGGGGGATGACGCAGGGACTCTGTCTGAGGATGATGGCCTTCCCTGCAGCCCACCAGAGTACTCCACCCTGCACGCCGTCCTGGCTGGGGTGTCCCACAGG AGGAACAGCTCCCTGAGTCTGGAGGGAACAGACAGCGATGAAGACCAG ATGTCCTGTGAGGTGGGCTCAAGATCGGTCAGTCCCCTGGTCCCCCTGCCTGTAGACTTCAGCCAGCCTGCCAGTCCCATGGGCTGCCTGGACAACACCGCCGCTCGCCACCGCCTGGCCGTCCGACACAAGGCCTGCTCCAAGATGAGGAAACCCACCACT AGGGTTGATGGCAGGGCTGAGGGAGAATCATTCCAAGAGGAAAGACTGAGTGTTGGAATTCCAGAATCTGTGGAGGAGGACAAGGAGgaag ATGTGAAATGTGAGCAGATGGGTGCTGCCGAGAAGGAGCAGACCGATGGGGCCGTGGTATCCCAGCAGGCCGAGCGATCAGCCCCAGATAAGGAGGAGGATGAGCAGGGGGACCAACCGGAAGTGTCTCAGGATGTCTCTTCCTCATCCCCTTCCATACAGAATGAGTCTGACTCTGAGGAATGTCTCTCAGGCCAGGCTAAGGCTCTAACCCAGACTGCACCCCTGCCTGGCTCCCTGGACTCTCTGGAGCCCACTACTAGAGACTACGATGACTTCCTCCTGGCCCCTACTGGGTGTGAGGCGGCTGAGGGTGGCTCTCTACTCCAGGAGGTGCTGAGCTCCCTCAAGTGTCCCCTAACGTCTGTCCTGGGGCTGGAGGCTGTGCCCCTGGAGGAGGTGAATGTGAAGGGTTTAGACCCTGAGAGCTGGATGGATGAGCTGGCTGATGAGCCTGAGCCTCTGTCCCTTCCTTCAGATCCAACCCAACAGGAAGAAGCCTCTCTCCCCAGTGATGGACCTGACTGCCCAGCAGAGTCCCAAAAGGAGGAGAAGGGTGAGCCTTATGAGTCTGAGGAGGAGTATGTGGTAGAACATTTCAAGCCAAAGGAGGAAGAGGATCAAGAGGAAATCAAGCCTGAATACTTAACAAAAGAAGATCAGGACATTCCTTCAGTTTATATGAAAAAGGAGGAAAAAGTAGATagtgaggaagaagaggagagggaggaggaagcaGCGGTAGAGAAAaaggaggaagcagaggaggtTGTCCAAAACGAGGCAGAGGAAAAAAAGAAAGATGTGTGGAGGGAGGAGGAAAAAACAGAGCCAATCTCAGAGGTGCCAGTGCAAACAGCCTTATTGGAgccagaggaagaagaggatgtaaCGCCAACCTCTGAGGAGGATGATGCACAGCAGGTTCCAGACAATGACACAGACACTGAGAGAGCTTGTGAGAGCCCCGAGTGCCCCACTGAGCTGCCTGACCAAACAGTTAGGGAACAAGCCTGTGTCTCCCAGCTGCCAAATAGCAGTACACCTCCTCCAGATTCCTCAGACCAGCCTGAGTCTCCTACACATACCACACAGGACCAGGAAGAGCCCAGTGTAATGACTGAGCAGTACAGTATAACCAGTCCCAGTGCAGCTTCTGGCCCAGAGCAGAGCCCCCAGGAGCCCTGTAGTGGACCAACTGCCACAGAGGATCATGGGAAGCCATCTTGTGGCTCTGAGCAGAGTAGACCCAGGTTCACATTTTCCCCCACCTGGCAAAGGTTGGCCACCAAAGAGCCAACCTCCCCTTCTACATCTCCCTCCCCTGCTACCTCCCCCTCTGTCACTGTGCCTGGGGCTGTGGAAGCGGGGGTTACAAGAAAAACAGATCCCCCAAGTAGAGTGGAGCCACTTAGCCCTGTGGTGGCTGAAGTCCCTGCTTGTCCCAGCAGAACACAGAGCACCACAGCACCCACAAATTCCTCAAAAGACACTCCACCTGCCGTTCCTGCAGCCCAGGAGGAAGGGACCCCTGAGAATCTGTTTGGTGTTAGGCTGAGGAAGACCTCTGTGGGTATGTTGCGCTTAGGATCAGAGAGTGAAACTCCCCCCTCATCCCCAGCACACTCCCTTCCCGTAGAACCACAGAGGGCCTCGTTCACTGAACCACAGCCACAAAGCAAATCTGCCCTGCTCAGAAAGCCCTCAGAGCTGGACGGTATCGTCAAGCCCAAGAGAACACCAG ATCTGTCTGTGGGTCGAGTGCCTAGTGGTGGATCTAGTGGGGGATCTGAATCACCAAGCTGGATCTCAGTGGCCAGACAAAAGCAAAGAATCTTCAAAGAGAATTCATTGGAGGAAACCACCGAGAAGAAGGTCCCTGCAGAGAAG GGGGAGCCTAACAGAAAAGGTTCCATTCCTACATTGACGAGTCCTGTCAACAAAGACCAAGCCAAGCCTCCTGGACCTCCTGTAAAAG TGTTGTGTTCTCTTGAGATCTCTAAGCCTGCCGTGGTTGAGAAGGAGGGGAAGAAAGCCCCGGCTCACCCTGCACCTACAGCCCTAGCCCAGGATGAGCCCCCATGGATGGCCCTGGCCAAAAAGAAGGCCAAAGCCTGGAGCGAAATGCCCCAGATAGTTCAGTAA
- the LOC120048237 gene encoding CRACD-like protein isoform X2 has product MAGFYGCLLGKNSDCSIMASGPSDVMTNQDPADPTEECTGKKKSKFQTFKKFFAKKKRKEAATPAGDNGLKSSQSSDNVNAPEPAFLIRSEKDEGSGSKIYMGNKALSHDSVFVSDLPLSEVNEDMGAFQDSIHGNVKSLQLQLKQAIRLGSPPSPCVKGDDAGTLSEDDGLPCSPPEYSTLHAVLAGVSHRRNSSLSLEGTDSDEDQMSCEVGSRSVSPLVPLPVDFSQPASPMGCLDNTAARHRLAVRHKACSKMRKPTTRVDGRAEGESFQEERLSVGIPESVEEDKEEDVKCEQMGAAEKEQTDGAVVSQQAERSAPDKEEDEQGDQPEVSQDVSSSSPSIQNESDSEECLSGQAKALTQTAPLPGSLDSLEPTTRDYDDFLLAPTGCEAAEGGSLLQEVLSSLKCPLTSVLGLEAVPLEEVNVKGLDPESWMDELADEPEPLSLPSDPTQQEEASLPSDGPDCPAESQKEEKGEPYESEEEYVVEHFKPKEEEDQEEIKPEYLTKEDQDIPSVYMKKEEKVDSEEEEEREEEAAVEKKEEAEEVVQNEAEEKKKDVWREEEKTEPISEVPVQTALLEPEEEEDVTPTSEEDDAQQVPDNDTDTERACESPECPTELPDQTVREQACVSQLPNSSTPPPDSSDQPESPTHTTQDQEEPSVMTEQYSITSPSAASGPEQSPQEPCSGPTATEDHGKPSCGSEQSRPRFTFSPTWQRLATKEPTSPSTSPSPATSPSVTVPGAVEAGVTRKTDPPSRVEPLSPVVAEVPACPSRTQSTTAPTNSSKDTPPAVPAAQEEGTPENLFGVRLRKTSVGMLRLGSESETPPSSPAHSLPVEPQRASFTEPQPQSKSALLRKPSELDGIVKPKRTPDLSVGRVPSGGSSGGSESPSWISVARQKQRIFKENSLEETTEKKVPAEKGEPNRKGSIPTLTSPVNKDQAKPPGPPVKVLCSLEISKPAVVEKEGKKAPAHPAPTALAQDEPPWMALAKKKAKAWSEMPQIVQ; this is encoded by the exons GTCAAAAATCTACATGGGAAATAAGGCTCTGTCACATGACAGTGTCTTTGTCTCCGATTTGCCCCTGTCAGAGGTAAACGAGGATATGGGAGCCTTTCAGGACAGCATCCATGGAAATGTCAAGTCTCTACAG CTCCAGCTGAAACAGGCCATCAGGCTAGGCTCTCCTCCGTCTCCGTGTGTGAAGGGGGATGACGCAGGGACTCTGTCTGAGGATGATGGCCTTCCCTGCAGCCCACCAGAGTACTCCACCCTGCACGCCGTCCTGGCTGGGGTGTCCCACAGG AGGAACAGCTCCCTGAGTCTGGAGGGAACAGACAGCGATGAAGACCAG ATGTCCTGTGAGGTGGGCTCAAGATCGGTCAGTCCCCTGGTCCCCCTGCCTGTAGACTTCAGCCAGCCTGCCAGTCCCATGGGCTGCCTGGACAACACCGCCGCTCGCCACCGCCTGGCCGTCCGACACAAGGCCTGCTCCAAGATGAGGAAACCCACCACT AGGGTTGATGGCAGGGCTGAGGGAGAATCATTCCAAGAGGAAAGACTGAGTGTTGGAATTCCAGAATCTGTGGAGGAGGACAAGGAGgaag ATGTGAAATGTGAGCAGATGGGTGCTGCCGAGAAGGAGCAGACCGATGGGGCCGTGGTATCCCAGCAGGCCGAGCGATCAGCCCCAGATAAGGAGGAGGATGAGCAGGGGGACCAACCGGAAGTGTCTCAGGATGTCTCTTCCTCATCCCCTTCCATACAGAATGAGTCTGACTCTGAGGAATGTCTCTCAGGCCAGGCTAAGGCTCTAACCCAGACTGCACCCCTGCCTGGCTCCCTGGACTCTCTGGAGCCCACTACTAGAGACTACGATGACTTCCTCCTGGCCCCTACTGGGTGTGAGGCGGCTGAGGGTGGCTCTCTACTCCAGGAGGTGCTGAGCTCCCTCAAGTGTCCCCTAACGTCTGTCCTGGGGCTGGAGGCTGTGCCCCTGGAGGAGGTGAATGTGAAGGGTTTAGACCCTGAGAGCTGGATGGATGAGCTGGCTGATGAGCCTGAGCCTCTGTCCCTTCCTTCAGATCCAACCCAACAGGAAGAAGCCTCTCTCCCCAGTGATGGACCTGACTGCCCAGCAGAGTCCCAAAAGGAGGAGAAGGGTGAGCCTTATGAGTCTGAGGAGGAGTATGTGGTAGAACATTTCAAGCCAAAGGAGGAAGAGGATCAAGAGGAAATCAAGCCTGAATACTTAACAAAAGAAGATCAGGACATTCCTTCAGTTTATATGAAAAAGGAGGAAAAAGTAGATagtgaggaagaagaggagagggaggaggaagcaGCGGTAGAGAAAaaggaggaagcagaggaggtTGTCCAAAACGAGGCAGAGGAAAAAAAGAAAGATGTGTGGAGGGAGGAGGAAAAAACAGAGCCAATCTCAGAGGTGCCAGTGCAAACAGCCTTATTGGAgccagaggaagaagaggatgtaaCGCCAACCTCTGAGGAGGATGATGCACAGCAGGTTCCAGACAATGACACAGACACTGAGAGAGCTTGTGAGAGCCCCGAGTGCCCCACTGAGCTGCCTGACCAAACAGTTAGGGAACAAGCCTGTGTCTCCCAGCTGCCAAATAGCAGTACACCTCCTCCAGATTCCTCAGACCAGCCTGAGTCTCCTACACATACCACACAGGACCAGGAAGAGCCCAGTGTAATGACTGAGCAGTACAGTATAACCAGTCCCAGTGCAGCTTCTGGCCCAGAGCAGAGCCCCCAGGAGCCCTGTAGTGGACCAACTGCCACAGAGGATCATGGGAAGCCATCTTGTGGCTCTGAGCAGAGTAGACCCAGGTTCACATTTTCCCCCACCTGGCAAAGGTTGGCCACCAAAGAGCCAACCTCCCCTTCTACATCTCCCTCCCCTGCTACCTCCCCCTCTGTCACTGTGCCTGGGGCTGTGGAAGCGGGGGTTACAAGAAAAACAGATCCCCCAAGTAGAGTGGAGCCACTTAGCCCTGTGGTGGCTGAAGTCCCTGCTTGTCCCAGCAGAACACAGAGCACCACAGCACCCACAAATTCCTCAAAAGACACTCCACCTGCCGTTCCTGCAGCCCAGGAGGAAGGGACCCCTGAGAATCTGTTTGGTGTTAGGCTGAGGAAGACCTCTGTGGGTATGTTGCGCTTAGGATCAGAGAGTGAAACTCCCCCCTCATCCCCAGCACACTCCCTTCCCGTAGAACCACAGAGGGCCTCGTTCACTGAACCACAGCCACAAAGCAAATCTGCCCTGCTCAGAAAGCCCTCAGAGCTGGACGGTATCGTCAAGCCCAAGAGAACACCAG ATCTGTCTGTGGGTCGAGTGCCTAGTGGTGGATCTAGTGGGGGATCTGAATCACCAAGCTGGATCTCAGTGGCCAGACAAAAGCAAAGAATCTTCAAAGAGAATTCATTGGAGGAAACCACCGAGAAGAAGGTCCCTGCAGAGAAG GGGGAGCCTAACAGAAAAGGTTCCATTCCTACATTGACGAGTCCTGTCAACAAAGACCAAGCCAAGCCTCCTGGACCTCCTGTAAAAG TGTTGTGTTCTCTTGAGATCTCTAAGCCTGCCGTGGTTGAGAAGGAGGGGAAGAAAGCCCCGGCTCACCCTGCACCTACAGCCCTAGCCCAGGATGAGCCCCCATGGATGGCCCTGGCCAAAAAGAAGGCCAAAGCCTGGAGCGAAATGCCCCAGATAGTTCAGTAA